The Anaerolineales bacterium genome includes the window ACAATCTCGTCGCTGATGATGGAGGGTTGGTATGGGGCGGCCGGATTACACCGGAATCGGTGGCCGAATTGACCGGAATTTGCAAAAGATGGAAAGGTATTTTTTCCGCGTTCCCTGTGCTTTTTGTGGCAAGATTATCCGGAGATCGCCGAATATCCCGTTGTTAGAAAAAAGGCAGCTGCTCAGCCAGATTATTTCGACAGAATAATCTCGGCATAACATCACCGGTGTTATTGGTTTTATCCGTCACCCACGCGCCTGCCCTCGCGAAGCGGGGGAAGCGAGGGAAGCGGGTTTCGAAGCCGGGGGCCAGTATTTATCGAAGATTTACTGGATGCCGGCTAAGTTCGCGCCGGCATGACGACCGCCAGCTGAGCAGTTGCGAAAAAAATGCCTTTTTCCGAGGGTTCACCAGGAATAATCCTCCCCGGGAAAACGGGGGGATCAGGGTGGATGAAGAGACCGCCGCGGCGCGCCTTCCGGCGTGGTTCCAACCGGGACTTGCCGCGGCAGTCCTTTCCAAAAGTGGTTGTGAATCAAGCCGTCCGACCTCCCCGCGCGTCTTGGGCGGGGAGCGCTGGTCCCATAATTCCAGGTGGATTATTGGGCTTGGCAGACCGAGGCGGTCCCGGCTTCGTCCGTGCCGGGATGACGGACCGCCTCGGTCTTTGGTACTACTTTAATTTCACCCGCGGGGTTTTCTTGGCTTCGCTGAGCTTGATCTTCGGCGCTGCCGCCTTGGCGGACGAAGCCGCTTTCGCCGGCTTGCCCGCACTGTGGATCCGCGCCGCCGCCCACTGGATTCCCATCGGCGCCAGGAGCATGGCCATCAACGCCGCCAGCAAACTCAAAAAGAGCGACCAGTTGTAGGAAGGGGACGCCGGCACTTCCGGCACCAAGCCGCCGGGATTGAATTGGCTTTCGCCCGGGAGAGAGGGGATGTCCTCGGCCAATTGCACGCTCAGGGAGCGGTTCAACCCGTCGCGGAGCGCGGCGGGGGAGGTGTAGGTGATCACGTATTCGCTTTGCAGGGCCCGCCCATACAGTTCATAAAGCCGGCGCAGTGAATCGGGGTCGCTGGCGAATCCGTACGTGCCGCCGGCTTGCCGGGCAAGGTATTGGAGCGCCGTTTCGTCGATCCCGGCGTAGCCGCCGGCTTGTTCGGAGGTGTCGCCGAGGCCGATCGTGGAGATTGAAAGCCCCTCCGGGCCGATCCGCGCCAGCACTTCCTCGGCCGAGTGCTTGCTGCGGTTGTCCATCCCGTCGGTCAGGACGATGATCGCCTTTCGGCCGGAAATGGCCTGCAGCAGCTCGATCCCCTCGTAGACCGCGTCGTACATCGCGGTGTCGCTTCCTGTCCGCAGGCTTTCGATCGCCGCCTTCAGGGCCTCGCGGTCTTTGGTGGTCGGCTGGACGTAGGTGATCTCGGTGTCGAAGGAGATCAGCCCCGCCTCGTCGCCCTTGCGCATCTGGTTTACGTAGGCGATCGCGGCCGCTTTGGCGGATTCCATCTTTCCGGCGTAATTCATGCTGCCGGAGATGTCCATCACCAGCATGGTGGTGAGCGGCGCGCTTTCGCCGATCGCCTCGACGCTGTCGGGTTGGATGAGTGTCCCGTTTTCGTAGAGCCGGATCCGCTCGAGATCCACCGGGGCGGGCTCCCCGGCGCTGTCCGTAACCGAAAGGTAGATTCTCACGGTGGGAAAGGCCGAGGCGTCCACCTGGGTGATGTGCACTTCGAGCGGCTCGCTGTCCTGCGCCCGCGCCGCCCCTCCGGGCGCGCAGAAGGCCGCCAGCGCGATCGGCACGGCGAAGAACCGGATGCGTTTCCACAAACCCTCCATGGGTCACCTCTTTTCGTGGTAGATCATTTCGGTGTTTCCAAGCCGGAGGGTCTGCCGGTCCGCGAGCTCGGTCGTCTCCACCCGCCGGTTGTTGAGGAACGTCCCCGCCCGGCTCATGTCCTTGATCCGGAACGCCGATCCGGTTCCGGTCAGCATGGCGTGCTGAGGGTCGATGTCGGGGTCCGGAAAGACGATGTCGGCCTTGAGCGCGTCGCTGCCGAGGATCACGCTGGGCCCGGATTTTTTCATGAACTTGTCGAGGATGAATTCGGTCCCGCGCAGTTTGCCGCTCGTCACTTCCAGCCAGGCCCGCGAAAGCAGGACGACGATCAGCGCGATCAGCGCGCCCACCGCCGCGCCCAGCAGGACCATCCCGAGCGCTTTGCCCAGCGCCGGATCGCCCAGCGCGGAGCGGACGGCCTCGAGCAGGATCCCGCCGACCGTTCCGCCGAGCACGCCGCCCAGCGCGCCCTTCCACATCTGGCTGCCGCCGCTGATGCCTTCCGCCAGGCCGAGCAGTCCTCCGAAGAACGCCCAGCCCAGTGCCCGGCCGAACCATCCGGCACCGACCAGCTGGAACAGCAGTTCTCCCAGCGGCAGGCCGATCGCACCGGCCAGCAGGCCGAGGCCCGCGGCGATCAATCCGGAGCGCAGCATGCGCGGGAAGTTCAGGGTGAACAAGCCCTCGGCGATGCCGATCAGCAGCCCGACGCTCAGACCGATCAGCGCCCCGAGGATCAGATCGTTGAGGTAAATGGATTGGGTGAACGATAGACCGGTCAGGTTGCTGATCTGCCAGCCGACCAGTCCGCCGATCGCCCCCAGCACCCCGTAGTAGTAGGTCCGCATGGTTCTATTCATGGTTCCCTGCTCCTTCCATCGGTTCCCCGGATTCCGCCGGCTCGAGGTTCTTCCAGTAAACCAGGCTTCTGCCCGAGCGCCCGAGGATTTCATGGAACCCGCTGTAGGCGTGCGGGTCGATCCGGCCGTCCTCCCCGCGGATGAAGAAACCCCCGATCTGGGTGTGCGGCTCGATCACCAGCGCCACCTGCCACGGTTCCGGAAAGAAGTGCCGGTGCAGCCAGATGTCGTAATCCGAGAAGAACACTCCCATCCGGGGGTGGGTGTGAAACCATCCCGCGATCCGCTTGCCGGGGTGGCGGCTCTCCTGCTCCTCCTGGAAGGCAAGCAAAGTATCCTGGGTGAAGGTCAGGAAGGCGCTGCCCTGGCGGGTGTGGCGGGCCGGGAGCACGGCTTCGATCACGACGTACTGCTCTCCGCTCGGCGGATCGATCCGCCACCGGCCGATCAGCGCCCCGCCGACCTCGTTCTCCAGATCCCTGCCGGCCAGCGAGCAGACCCGGACGAAGGCCGGCTGGGTGAAGAACACCGCCACCGCGGGGGCTTGCCCTGCGCGGTCGAAGACGGAATTCCAGCGCCGGGAGCGGCCGCGCGGCATCCGCGAAGGCTGGGGGCCCGACGCATCCGGCGGGCCGAGCCGCACGCGCGGCGGTTCCGTCCGGATCGACGCTCCGGATTCCACCGGAGGGACGGTTTCCACGGATCAACCCGCGGTCACGTCGGCGGTCAGGATCAGCCGGTCACCGACCGGCACCTGGGCGGAGGTCAGGGTTTCCTCCTCCTGCAATTCGCGTCCCAGCGCCTTGCTGTCGATCCGGTAGCTCATCGGCCGGCCGTCCGGGCCGGTGGTCGGCAGCTCGAGCGAGGTGGTCAGCTCCGGGATCAATTCCTTCACCGGAACGTCATTCGGAACTTCGGCGCTGCGCGAGCCGCCCGAGGGAAGCACCAC containing:
- a CDS encoding VWA domain-containing protein — protein: MEGLWKRIRFFAVPIALAAFCAPGGAARAQDSEPLEVHITQVDASAFPTVRIYLSVTDSAGEPAPVDLERIRLYENGTLIQPDSVEAIGESAPLTTMLVMDISGSMNYAGKMESAKAAAIAYVNQMRKGDEAGLISFDTEITYVQPTTKDREALKAAIESLRTGSDTAMYDAVYEGIELLQAISGRKAIIVLTDGMDNRSKHSAEEVLARIGPEGLSISTIGLGDTSEQAGGYAGIDETALQYLARQAGGTYGFASDPDSLRRLYELYGRALQSEYVITYTSPAALRDGLNRSLSVQLAEDIPSLPGESQFNPGGLVPEVPASPSYNWSLFLSLLAALMAMLLAPMGIQWAAARIHSAGKPAKAASSAKAAAPKIKLSEAKKTPRVKLK
- a CDS encoding FHA domain-containing protein yields the protein MNRTMRTYYYGVLGAIGGLVGWQISNLTGLSFTQSIYLNDLILGALIGLSVGLLIGIAEGLFTLNFPRMLRSGLIAAGLGLLAGAIGLPLGELLFQLVGAGWFGRALGWAFFGGLLGLAEGISGGSQMWKGALGGVLGGTVGGILLEAVRSALGDPALGKALGMVLLGAAVGALIALIVVLLSRAWLEVTSGKLRGTEFILDKFMKKSGPSVILGSDALKADIVFPDPDIDPQHAMLTGTGSAFRIKDMSRAGTFLNNRRVETTELADRQTLRLGNTEMIYHEKR
- a CDS encoding Mov34/MPN/PAD-1 family protein, which produces METVPPVESGASIRTEPPRVRLGPPDASGPQPSRMPRGRSRRWNSVFDRAGQAPAVAVFFTQPAFVRVCSLAGRDLENEVGGALIGRWRIDPPSGEQYVVIEAVLPARHTRQGSAFLTFTQDTLLAFQEEQESRHPGKRIAGWFHTHPRMGVFFSDYDIWLHRHFFPEPWQVALVIEPHTQIGGFFIRGEDGRIDPHAYSGFHEILGRSGRSLVYWKNLEPAESGEPMEGAGNHE
- a CDS encoding EsaB/YukD family protein; its protein translation is MADTSVTVVLPSGGSRSAEVPNDVPVKELIPELTTSLELPTTGPDGRPMSYRIDSKALGRELQEEETLTSAQVPVGDRLILTADVTAG